The nucleotide window TCAGGGACACACCCACCGTGACCCACTCTCATCACATCACCCTCACATCCCCTTTGGCCCTTCCAGGTCCCGGGCCTCCTCTGAGAGTGAGTTGGATGATGAAGGCCCTTGTGGCGGTGATGGGGACCCAGGCCTgttccccttccccctgccccggGGTGGTGCCCAGGCCTCCAGCGAGGAGAGTGAGGAGGAGGGGACATCTGATGACCTCCACCTCCCCACTGACTGCCATTATGCAACCCGGCCCCCTCGGCCGCAGGCGGTAAGGACCTGGGGCAgggacctgggggtggggagccagTCCTCCTGGCCCACAATGTGGGGAGGAGGTCAGATCCTACGTGAAGGTGCCCTCCCTGTATTTCAGGCCCCTTTAACCATGTGCCTTCCTTCTGCCTCCAGTTCTGCACCTTTGGGAGCCGGCTGGTGAGTCCAGGATGCTACGTGTTTAGCCGCCGGCTGGACCGGTTCTGCTCGGCACTGAGCTCTATGCTGGAACGGCACCTCAGCTCACACATGTGGAAGTGAGTCTCTCGGCCCCAGAACCTCCCTTCCCAGGCCCCAGGCATACACGGGCTTCAGAACCCCTAATTCGTCACACATACCTGTAGATGTGGCTTGGCTGTTTGCCAGGAAGACCCCAGGTAGGGTGAACAGGAGGTGGGGAAACTTGGCAGCCTGGAGCTGGGCTAAGGCAGGGCCTGAATGGGTCGCCTGGGAGTGAATCTTAACTCTCACCAATCACTCCCAGTACCTTTTGGGTAAGTAGGGATAGGGGATGTCCAGCCTGAGATTTAAAGTGAGGTTTTTAAAGGGTCTGTATATTAGTTCATTCCTGCCTTTCCCTGTGCCTTCTTCCTATCCCTGAGTTCCAGCGTTTCCCAGCAGAGGGCGGCACTGCCAGGGCTCTGTGGGCCATTTCTACGTGGGTGGAAAGACTTGTATGTTGGTGGGGAGGCCCTCTTGCTTGCTTGGCATCACAGTGGGGCTCTCTTCTTGCTGCAGGAAGATCCCCCCGGCGGCTGAGCCTCCATCCCACCTTGTCAGCTCCCCGCCATCTGCTCCCCTGAGCCCATCCTCTACGGGCAGCTGCCCCCGCCTTCCAGGCCCACCCCCCAGACCTGCCTGCCCAGCCTCCACGCCCCCCACCAAGGACAGCCTTGGCCCTGGCTACCCTGCAGGCTCCCCCAACGTGGCAGCCGCCTGCAGCCAGGCGGAGTGCATGGGTGGGAGCCAGGCTATCACCTCACCACTGCCTGCCAACACACCTTCCCCGTCCTTCAGCAAGCTCCCACCTTCCAAGGCCAGCAAGTCATCCAAAGGCAAGGACGGGCTCGAGGTGGAGGCTCCTTCTCGAAAGCGAAAGTTATCCCCTGGGCCCACCACTTTCAAACGGACCTGCGTCCTGGAGCCCACTGGAAAAGGCAAACCCTCTGGCTGCCGGGGCCTCTCGGCCAAGACTAAAACAGGCCTGGGCATGGGGCTTAATGGGACGGTGGAGCCAAGAGTGAAGCGGGCAGGGCCCCTGGACTGTCGGGGTTCCCCTCATCAGCCCCCCATGCCAGTCAAGGCTTCTCAGCTGGACAACCAGGGAGCGGCTGGACACCCGGCCAAGGCCCTGCCGACCAACTGCCTCTCTGAGGAGGAGGTAGCCAAGAAGCGGAAAAACCTGGCCACTTACTGCCGGCCAGTGAAGGCCAAGCACTGCCAGGCTGGTGCCCCTGCCGACGCGGCCTGCTCTGTGCGCCGCAAGAAGCCGGGTCCAGCCCTGGCCTTTGAGGAGAAGTGTTCTACACTGAAGGTACCAGCCCAGCTCCCTGAAGAGCAGGGGCAGGGAAGGGTCAGGATGGATGAGGTTGGAGTGCACAGGCACCTGACAAAAAGAGGTGCTTAAGTAAACATCTGGCAGGGAAGGGAAGACTGGGGAAGTTGAGAGAGCGTTCCTGGGCCATCTGCTCTAGGCAGAGGTGACCCCGGCTTTTGCTTGGTGGGCCTTCCCCTATCCCCAGCCCTCTCCTTGGGGCTAAGGAGATGttgcctctgcctctcccccttcccctgcttGCTTTAATCAAAGGGCCACTTTCTGAATTGGCTGTGGCCCTCACTCCAGGACTTGGAGCTACCTCTGTTCCCTGAAGGAGAGAAAGCTGGACTCCATGAGCTCTGATAAGAAAGGTTTGGGCAGTGGGGTTGAGCTTGGGTCCCTGAGCTGTGGCCTAACACGCTGCGCACAGGCTGGGTGGGCTGGTCTTGTTCCTTGGTTTTGCCTCTGGGCATCAGGGCATGAAAGGGCAGGGACATAACCCAAGGTCCCCATATGCATGTCTGCCCAtcttatacatatacccactgcCAGGTTTTGAGGTGGCAGGCAAGCTCTCCAGGGTTTCTGGTAAAGCCAGCAGCCAGGTTTATTTGCCTCTTCTGATGGGAGCCCTGGAGTAGCATGCGATGAGCTATCCATATGACCTTAGCCAGGAGGAACGCAttggaggtgggaaggggagaTGCCCTCCTGGTTTAGGCACTGGCCAGATGCATACCAACACCTTTGGTGCCCATACGAGAGTAGTAAGTTTGACAGCTGCATGGGGCCTGAGTGTGTTTTTGTCACACGTGTGCATGGGTGATCTCCAGGCTGCCTCTGCTGGGCTGGCATTCATCCTCCCCCTTGCCCAGCTTTACTCACAAGACCAGCAGGAGGAAATCAAGCCTTAGCTTTTCTGGCCCACATAGTTTGCTGGATAGGAGGACAGTTAGACCCCCAGCCCGACCCTGTCTCTTGCCTCTTGTCTTCCTACAGTCAAAAGCCCATTAACAAGAAAGTGCCTGCCCACTGCGATGGAGCCGCCAGCACCTCCTCCCCTCCAGATCCGGGCCCCAGGCTGCTGCCgctttttataactttatattattttttttaagaaaaaaaactctttaaaatacCTCAAGACTGTCTCCCTGTTCTGTTGCtgctaagaaaatataaaaacagaaacgtagaaaaggaaggaaagaaatgtaaCAAAATGAGTGTCCTTACTGGCCCCAGCTGCTCCCCAGGAGGCTGAGATGATAGGCAGTCAGACTCCAGCTCCCGTCACTTGCctgcaaaaaaaaatctcttacactcgtatatttttgtccttttagTCTGTGGAAATGGCTGGGGGTTGTATCACTGGGGGAGTCTTAGGATGAGGAGGCATGTGGCTCGGAGCGAGCAAGGGGACTACAGTCCCGCTGGGAAAGGAAacttgatgggggaggggagccacACCTCTGTCTCTACTCTTGGATCTTGGCCTTGAAGGTCTGTGGATGTCCGCCTGTGGTCCTTTTCTGGTCTTCCAGCAATCCTGCTCCTCCGTCCTGTCTCTGaatttctgcctcagtttcttcagcccTTTCTGTCTCTTACTAGTAGCCTTATTTTCTCAACCACTGGAGCTTGAGTTGGTAATTGCACTCAGGATGTCCCTGATTTCTGTGGGACAGCCTGGTTTTGGtctttctccatggcctgtgggttTACCCTTCAGGAAGGGGTACGGCCTCTCCCAGGTAGGCCTCCTTAAGCTGAACCACACCCTTTTTTggaggcaggaagggaaaagGTATCCTCACTTACAGAACTTCCCTTGGTGTGGGAGGCAGCAGCTGTGTGGGAGGCCCTAGCCCCTCAGGTTCGCCTGGCTCCCCAGGGCTGAGCAGATGGTGTGGAGGCGGCAAGGGCTGGGAGTGCCCTAGTTTTTCCATTTGTCTCACTGGGGACAACAGCTACTGTGCAGACAGGGGATACGACTGTTGCACGTCCCTCCTTTGGTCCTCAAACCTGAATTCACCAGGCACAGGGCACTAGTTTTTAGCCTTCTCCTGTCCTTTCCGTCTCCTTGCTTTTAGGCAGGGAGGGATCTTATTCCCTTAACAAGACAGAAGAAGAGGTGGCAGGAGAGAGTGGGCAACCAGGGAAATCCAGTATTTCTGGAAAACTGTTCAAAACACTGGTTTCACACTCTTGGTTCAGTATACCAAATCTGTGATTCGGGTGAAATAAGTTGTCGTAAATGTAGTTTCCACAGGCTATTTGAGACATAAGCCCCGTCAGCCCGGGTAGACATAAAGATACACATGAGTTGGGCAGAAGACACACGGTGGGCCCGGAGCTGTCCAGTCGCCTTCTGCCCTCGGGGCTCTCCAGGACGGATGCGctttcccccagcccccagaggGCGCTGTGGACGAACCGCCGCATTGCCGGCGGCGTCCCGGGGAGGAGCCTCTCCCGCAGCCGAGGCCGCCTCCGCGATCGCAAACCCGGAAGACGTGCCCTGGCAGCTGGAAGTGTGGGGCGGCTGGGCACCGCCATGCAGTCCCTGGAGGTAGGTCTGGTTCCCGCTCCACAGAGGGAGCCGAGACTGACCCGGTGGCTGCGGAGAGGCAGTGGGATCTTGGCGCACCTGGTCGCTTTGGGCTTCACCATCTTTCTGACAGTGCTGTCCCGGCCAGGAACGAGTAAGTGTGCAAggcggggcggggaagggggcgGAGCCGAGATGCTGGAGGGGCAGCGCTTGGGAGCGCTAAGAGGCGTGGAGTGGGGACCCTAGCTGTGGATGGGCGGACTAGGGAGGGGTAGTAAGGGCGCGGTGGGGCGTggccttgggggtggggcctggaaGGGTGGGGCTTTGGGTGATGGGAGGAGAGGAGGCGACTGAAGTGAATGGAACTCACTAGTTCATCATAAGCAAAGGCCCTCGTGGATGATACAAGTAAAGGAGGGCTGCCAAGGTCTGTTCTAGGACTGGGCTGGTAGCTGCGAGGTGCTGAATGGGGAACGCAGGCCAAAGTGGTATGTTTGCCCTCTTGGTTACTCACCCTAAGGCCCTTTGGCTGCTCCACTTTGCCCGGAGTTCCTGATTACCCATTAGGGTTGGAGACACTCCTCTGACCTTTCCCCTCCAGCCAGACTCTTTGGGCTCCAGCCAGCCACAGGGGTAGAAACAACGGTGCCCAGTCGTCAGTCTGTTCTCTTTGATTCTTAGGTCTTTTCTCCTGGCACCCTGTATTCATGGCCTTGGCGGTGAGTTTGGGCTTCTTTCTGCAGGTGATTGGTTTGGATATGCCCCTAAGGAAGCATCCAGCCTTCAGAAGGCTTAGCctttctgaggctcagagaggtgggggGAAATGCCCAGGGCCCCATCTTTCCCTGCTACCTGTGAGATCAGGAAACATGGAGGGCTGGGCTGTAGGTAGTCAGGTGGTTTAAGGGGGTGGGAGGACATGGAAGataccatttttttctccattaggGCCTGAAAGGAGGAAGTGGAAGGGGTGCAATCCAGTTGCTCCCCACTCCCAAAGTTCAGGAGGAAGTTTAACATTTGCTGTTCCCATTGGTCAAGAAATGAGGGTCATTGTCTGTGGTGGAGGTGGGGGCATGATGTCAGCCTGAATGATGAGACTTCCGCTCTAGCATGGATTCCCAGTTCTGCCCACAAATGCGGACCTGTGTGGCAGGCGGTCCTGGTGGGAGTTCTTTAGCCCCCACCCTCTGTCCTCCTTGTTTGGATGTAGGAGGGCACCTCTTTTTTCTTAGGCCTCCAAGCTGGGTCTGAGGCTCACTGGCCCTCTCCTGTGTTCACAGTTCTGCCTCTGCATGGCTGAGGCCATCCTACTCTTCTCGCCTGAGCACTCCCTGTTCTTCTGCTCCCGAAAGGCCCGGATCCGACTCCATTGGGCGGGGCAGACCCTAGCCATCCTCTGTgcagccctgggcctgggctttaTCATCTCCAGCAGGACCCGCAGTGAGCTGCCCCACCTGGTGTCCTGGCACAGCTGGGTAGGGGCTCTGACATTGCTGGCCACTAGCGTCCAGGCACTGTGTGGGCTCTGCCTCCTCTGTCCCCGGGCAGCCAGGGTCTCAAGGGTGGCTCGCCTCAAGCTCTACCATCTGACATGTGGACTGGTGATCTACCTAATGGCTATGGTAACAGTGCTCCTGGGTATGCACTCTGTGTGGTTCCAGGCCCAGATCAAAGGTGCAGCTTGGTACCTGTGTCTGGCGCTGCCCCTCTATCCAGCCCTGGTAATCATGCACCAGATCTCCAGCTTCTACTTGccaaggaagaaaatggaaatgtgaATTCCTCCAAACTGTGAATCAAGATGGGACACTTGACTTGGACTTCAGTGGTTCCTTTGGTGACCTTCAGGGATCTACTTCAGAAGTGGTAGGGTTTTTGTATTTCTTAGCTGGGCTAGGGGCTGCAGAAACCCAAACTGCTGTTGCTGACAGATGACTCAGTGGGCCCAAATGGGGAAGTGTATGGGGCGCAAGTGAAAGGCGATGGGGAGCTTGATCCTGAAGCCTCCACTCTTGATGGGAGCCAGAAGTgtcgggtggtggtggtgatggtactGGCAGTCATTTCTTGCTTGCATGCCTGGTGAAAAGTTGGATTCCTGTAACTTATGAATGACAGCTATGGCTCTTTGGGTCACTTTGAGAAAGCAGTGTAGTGGAGAGAGCCAATGGGTCTTGTTTATGGGGTGTGGTCCTTGTACACGCTATTGTGGGACCTGATGCGAGTCACATGTCtcaggacctcagtttcctcatctgtgtaatgAGTGATTGTTTCTAAACAATTTCTCTTAACATTCAGTGTCTGTCAAGTTGATGTCACAGAACACCCTCCCAGGTCTGAACTGTGGGTTGGCCCACTCAGCAGACTCAGAGTGTAATTCTTACATTCATTGCCTCCTTACCCCTCTGGAGGGACAGGTCTGCTCTCGTGGCCTTTCAGGAATCTGTGCCGATTTGGCCCCTGCACCAGGGGACAAGGGGTCAGGCACTGTGGAGAGAGGGGGCCCAGGTGAGGGTCTCCAGAACATCAAGACAGTAAAGGCACTAAAGTCACTTTAAAACTTTTGTAGGAGCAAAAGGGCATTGGCTTAACTAAGCCTCGGCTGGGCTTCTTAGCCCAGCTAAGAACGTCCTTCAGCTCACTTCAGGATCTGGGCTTGAGGGCTGCGAGACATCCATTCTCAGTGGCAAAGTAGTCCTGAACATCTCATGTTTTGTCCTTCTTAGGGCTCAGGTCCTTGCCTTAGCACATAGCTTCGTGCAGCTCTTCCGAAGCTGTTAGAACAAAATAAGAGTCAAGGAAATGGGGCAGGGCTCTTCTGATCTAAGAGAAAACAAAGTGTCTCTGGTTCCCCTTCTCCCCTCGTCAGCTAAGCTTTCCTCAAGTGTCATCTCTTGCCAGCTCTTTGGCCCAGGACGGGGCTGAATTTGGTGCCAGCTGGCAAATGAGGGCTGGGCTCTCTTCCCTGCAGAGACCCCTCCTTGTTCCAAACTGAAAGTATCAGTAGTTCCCCAGACTGCCCTTGGTGATAAGGGCTGGCTGCTAGATTGGTTGACTGTCGTCTGGCTCAGTCGGGGAGCTGGGACCTCCGTAGACCATGGCAAATACTGAAAACGGCTGAGCCAGGAAATTGGTGTTAAGGCTGGTAGAGAGAGCTCAGTGGGAACTCTGGGAGGCCTGGGGTGTAGGGCCTGGAGCTCTAGGTCCCAGGAGCAGGGGTAGATGTTCCTAGATAGCAGTATTTTGGATATCTCAGGTCTTTAGAAGATTCAAGACCTCCTTTCTGGGTGGCTCAGAAGCAGGGAGGTTGGTATGGTTCAACAGTACAGGAGTGAGAACTGCAGGGGCAGAGGGGTTCTCTGAGCGGACCTCACTAGGATCCTCCCGGGTCAGGTGTCATCTCCTAGGAGCTCTCCAGACCCTGAGCATCTCAAGGGGGACCCCTGCTATGCAGAGGGTGATTGTTCCTGTCTTTTTCATtgacctctctcccctctccaacTCCTCAGTGTGTTCTGAACTTGGGAGAGATGGTTGCTGGGGCTGCATGGAGGAGATTCTCACTGAGGGTCGCTTTGATCAGGGAGCCCATCACCCCTTGCCCACCACAGTCAGTGCTGGGAGTCTTACTCTGTCTATAGCAGGGTAGGAAGGCTGGGTGGGGTTCACCAGCTTGCTCTGGGAGCCAAGCAGGCAACACCATAAAGCCCGAGCCTGCCTGAGGTGTTGCCTCCTCCCAGGTGGTGCGGGGGCTGGTGAGCGGGCAGGCTGGCTGACAGCCGGCAGTTTGCGTGGGCAGTGCCAGCTGATGTCTATTCCCAGccctgggaggaagggggaagtcATTTATATTCCGCAGGAGGAAGGGGTCCCAGCTGTCACTTCTCTGACCGGTaggccttgggggtgggggggcagaggCACAGGGCAGAGGGGGGCACAGGTGGTCTCCTGCTTAGCCAGTCTGATTGCAGTATAGGGAGGAGGTCGCCAGGAGGAGCCCTTCTTCCCAGCTGGCCAGATTGTAGGGGGACTTCCCTCCgctcccctcctttctccttccatcACCACCTGCCCTCACATCCTGGGGCAGCAGCTGGGCAACCATTAGACCTCAGTGCCAGAGCACTCTTCCTCCAGCTGGGATCTCGGGGGCTGACGGCTGCATATGCCTCTTGCTTGTGTGTTTCCTCCTCCCTACACCTTctatccccccacctccctgtaTCTCCCCATCTGGGGTGTTATCTGGGCTCCTCAGGAGTGAGGCAGAGGCCTTGTGGGAGAAGCAAATGGCTGCCCTTTTGCCCTTGTCCCCTAACTAGGGAAAGCTGCTAGTAGCCAGCctgttttgcctttaaaaaaaaaaagccagggtgttcaagtttttttaaattctgtgtcATTTGCACAAATTTGCATATCAAGCTCACTAAGTCCTGATTCCGAATATGATTACATTCAAACTCAGCCTTGAGGACATTAGAAATATAGATGCTTTTTGTATCTAAATCCAAATGGTAATAGGATCACCATTCTGGGTTCACGCACCACCCCAAAGCCCCCATCTTTCCCATAGCCACCGCTTTCCCACCCCAACACTtccccccgccctgcccctggCTGGGGGGTGGTGTTGAATGGCAGGAGCTCTGTCTGGGGAAGTCTCCCAGCCTCACCTTCTTGGCTTTTCAGCTGCATCAAAGGTAGGCTGCTATCTCttgccagcctgtgcctcctcTGTCCGCACCCTCTCACAGCGCAGACTACCTCTCCCCACTCCAACACCGGCCTGTCCCTCCCTTCTCATCGTCCCCACCCTTCCACCCCTGGGCATGGCTGCcagtgggtcttgtttttaaaacCTCACCGTGGGAGATCCAGGCATTCTTCCTGAGCCAGCTGGCTGCTATGCCTAGACCCTTTCGGAGTTAACAATAATCATTAGCTGAACAGTGCTGGGGCTTTTCAGCTCCAGATCTCTAAGCACTTGCAGGCTGAGTCAGCCAGCCCTCACCTTCCCCCTCTTCTTGggctgcagagggaggaggggtcaGGAGTCTCACTTCCCAGCCAAGCCTCATCCTTCCTCTGGGAGCGGGCCCTGAGCATCCTCTGAGTAAACTAATAAGGCCTTTTCACCTGACAAAGGTCAAGATGTAGGGAACGTAGTACATGCTCCACTGACACTGGTAGTGGTGGCTGTTGACCTTGAACCTCTAGTACCCCTGCCCTTCCTTCTGTTGACCTGTCTTGGCCTCCAGGGGACGCCCCTGACTCCCTCAGCATTTCTGGTGGCCCTCTGCAGGCTTAGGGAGCAGGGAGGCGTCTGGTTCAGTGCTCCCGCTGCCCCTGCGTCTGGTTGGCATAAAGAGCCTACGTATCATGAAGTGAAAAGTGAATCGACCTGGGAGCTAGGAAACCTGCAGTCTGGGTTTACCCAGCTCCTAACACTGGTGTGGCCACAGGCAAATCACTTACTGCTTGACCTATCTCACAGGGATGTTGTGAGCGCTAGATGACAGAATGCTATGTTAACAGGCATTGGGAAGTTCAAAGCATTAAACAGATGTAAACAGGTGGTATTACGTGCTTGTCCTTATCTCTCTTTCACTCAACCTGGCTCTGGGTTTTATGCTTCTTTTAGGGAGGCAATAAACAGTTATGGATAATGATGCTTAGAGGACCCAAGTCTCTGAGAGGTTGTGTTGCTGGCCATCACTGGAGAACACAGACATTTCCTCCTAGATGCAAGGTCAGGAATGCCACCAAGGCTATGACTCTAGTGAAGCTTGCCCTGAGTGCTGCCAGCTAGTGCTTTCAAGTCACAGGGCTGATTGCAAATCTGGGAGTCAGTTATCCCCCAGGTCCAGCCTGAAGTTCCTGGAGCTGGTCTTAGTCTGGAGCTCCTGGTCACAAGTCTATCTAAATTTCTCCTACCTAATTCTGCTCTTCTGAGGGAAAGGCGGAGCAGACAATCCAGGAAGGGATTGGACACAGCAATGGACACAACACTGCCACACCAGCCCTCTGGTTTCCCCCATAGCCACAGGCTGCCTCAGGCCCTCACCCAGGCACAGCGTGGAGGTGGGGAGCTGTGAGACACAACCCCTGGCTTGTTCACGGGTTTGTTTCTCCTTCCTTGTTTCAGGCTCTTGGAGTAGGATCACAGCCCCTTCCTCCTCAAAGGACTTTATTGGAATtaaaacacacacgcacatgcacacacacatacacacgccaTGAAAGCAGTTATGTTTCAATTAGAAGAAGGATACTTTCCATTCCATTGGTCTGAGAACAGCCAGCAGTCTGCCTGGAGtggacacagagaggcaggcaccCCAGGAGCGCAGaggcttcagtatttgttttttaatcttggtgggttttattttattttatttttctctgtcctgGGATCCAGGAATGAAACACTAGTCAGGCATTGCAGTCATGGCCTCAGCAAAGCATAGGCACAGAGAAGACACAGCTGAAAGGCAGGAGGATAGTGGCCCAGAACTGCCCTGGATGGTGGTTTGATGTAGACAGTCTCCAGCACTGGGCTAAGCTTAAAGCAGACAGATTTCCTCCATTCCCTCCAGTAAGACCGCCTTctccctacccacccacccacccagaagGCTTGACTAAGTTACCAATGTGCAGGGAATAAGTTCCGGTTTTTAATCTACCTGCTATTAGAATTTCCCAGATTTTTTAAACCTCTGTTAAAAGCAGATTAAGCAGCTACTTCAGGCTAGTCTCTGGTACCAGAGGATTCAACTTTGTCTCATTGAGTATACATGAGAGGCCCCCAGCACCCCTCTCTTTAAAGCAGATTCCCACTTATCTCACAGTGCTTTCTAAGGATGCCCAAGACTGGGCTCGGCCTTTCTGCTTAGGTCCACGCCTAAAGCAAA belongs to Pseudorca crassidens isolate mPseCra1 chromosome 2, mPseCra1.hap1, whole genome shotgun sequence and includes:
- the ATXN7L2 gene encoding ataxin-7-like protein 2 isoform X4, with protein sequence MAVRERAAAAMAALERRVPSLDDFAGQSWSSWVERAELPAADGAELEESNKNLKKLDAMTLIKEERRHGPLSKLYARAPPPPPAPASSQKCHVVNGQGPACRAPGSTKTSSREKGQGSRSRGHQPPEKTQKDNLCLFVPVVNLEKMSSLPKPDGHGIRVAPPSAFLSQPAGLTKDSPGKNPMASPSKELPGRGSIEITPSEGSSHRAEGSPSEKEPGGARLPPKTHRKMARKECDLNRQCGVINPETKKICTRLLTCKIHSVHQRREVQGRAKDFDVLVAELKANSRKGESPKEKSPGRKEAALERPSQEPPSSVQVVAAVAAPSSTFSARAKQTYPYCALPRSRASSESELDDEGPCGGDGDPGLFPFPLPRGGAQASSEESEEEGTSDDLHLPTDCHYATRPPRPQAFCTFGSRLVSPGCYVFSRRLDRFCSALSSMLERHLSSHMWKKIPPAAEPPSHLVSSPPSAPLSPSSTGSCPRLPGPPPRPACPASTPPTKDSLGPGYPAGSPNVAAACSQAECMGGSQAITSPLPANTPSPSFSKLPPSKASKSSKGKDGLEVEAPSRKRKLSPGPTTFKRTCVLEPTGKGKPSGCRGLSAKTKTGLGMGLNGTVEPRVKRAGPLDCRGSPHQPPMPVKASQLDNQGAAGHPAKALPTNCLSEEEVAKKRKNLATYCRPVKAKHCQAGAPADAACSVRRKKPGPALAFEEKCSTLKGHFLNWLWPSLQDLELPLFPEGEKAGLHEL
- the ATXN7L2 gene encoding ataxin-7-like protein 2 isoform X3, which encodes MAVRERAAAAMAALERRVPSLDDFAGQSWSSWVERAELPAADGAELEESNKNLKKLDAMTLIKEDMSIFGHCPAHDDFYLVVCNHCSQVVKPQAFQKHCERRHGPLSKLYARAPPPPPAPASSQKCHVVNGQGPACRAPGSTKTSSREKGQGSRSRGHQPPEKTQKDNLCLFVPVVNLEKMSSLPKPDGHGIRVAPPSAFLSQPAGLTKDSPGKNPMASPSKELPGRGSIEITPSEGSSHRAEGSPSEKEPGGARLPPKTHRKMARKECDLNRQCGVINPETKKICTRLLTCKIHSVHQRREVQGRAKDFDVLVAELKANSRKGESPKEKSPGRKEAALERPSQEPPSSVQVVAAVAAPSSTFSARAKQTYPYCALPRSRASSESELDDEGPCGGDGDPGLFPFPLPRGGAQASSEESEEEGTSDDLHLPTDCHYATRPPRPQAFCTFGSRLVSPGCYVFSRRLDRFCSALSSMLERHLSSHMWKKIPPAAEPPSHLVSSPPSAPLSPSSTGSCPRLPGPPPRPACPASTPPTKDSLGPGYPAGSPNVAAACSQAECMGGSQAITSPLPANTPSPSFSKLPPSKASKSSKGKDGLEVEAPSRKRKLSPGPTTFKRTCVLEPTGKGKPSGCRGLSAKTKTGLGMGLNGTVEPRVKRAGPLDCRGSPHQPPMPVKASQLDNQGAAGHPAKALPTNCLSEEEVAKKRKNLATYCRPVKAKHCQAGAPADAACSVRRKKPGPALAFEEKCSTLKSKAH
- the ATXN7L2 gene encoding ataxin-7-like protein 2 isoform X5, producing MAVRERAAAAMAALERRVPSLDDFAGQSWSSWVERAELPAADGAELEESNKNLKKLDAMTLIKEERRHGPLSKLYARAPPPPPAPASSQKCHVVNGQGPACRAPGSTKTSSREKGQGSRSRGHQPPEKTQKDNLCLFVPVVNLEKMSSLPKPDGHGIRVAPPSAFLSQPAGLTKDSPGKNPMASPSKELPGRGSIEITPSEGSSHRAEGSPSEKEPGGARLPPKTHRKMARKECDLNRQCGVINPETKKICTRLLTCKIHSVHQRREVQGRAKDFDVLVAELKANSRKGESPKEKSPGRKEAALERPSQEPPSSVQVVAAVAAPSSTFSARAKQTYPYCALPRSRASSESELDDEGPCGGDGDPGLFPFPLPRGGAQASSEESEEEGTSDDLHLPTDCHYATRPPRPQAFCTFGSRLVSPGCYVFSRRLDRFCSALSSMLERHLSSHMWKKIPPAAEPPSHLVSSPPSAPLSPSSTGSCPRLPGPPPRPACPASTPPTKDSLGPGYPAGSPNVAAACSQAECMGGSQAITSPLPANTPSPSFSKLPPSKASKSSKGKDGLEVEAPSRKRKLSPGPTTFKRTCVLEPTGKGKPSGCRGLSAKTKTGLGMGLNGTVEPRVKRAGPLDCRGSPHQPPMPVKASQLDNQGAAGHPAKALPTNCLSEEEVAKKRKNLATYCRPVKAKHCQAGAPADAACSVRRKKPGPALAFEEKCSTLKDLELPLFPEGEKAGLHEL
- the ATXN7L2 gene encoding ataxin-7-like protein 2 isoform X2, with protein sequence MAVRERAAAAMAALERRVPSLDDFAGQSWSSWVERAELPAADGAELEESNKNLKKLDAMTLIKEDMSIFGHCPAHDDFYLVVCNHCSQVVKPQAFQKHCERRHGPLSKLYARAPPPPPAPASSQKCHVVNGQGPACRAPGSTKTSSREKGQGSRSRGHQPPEKTQKDNLCLFVPVVNLEKMSSLPKPDGHGIRVAPPSAFLSQPAGLTKDSPGKNPMASPSKELPGRGSIEITPSEGSSHRAEGSPSEKEPGGARLPPKTHRKMARKECDLNRQCGVINPETKKICTRLLTCKIHSVHQRREVQGRAKDFDVLVAELKANSRKGESPKEKSPGRKEAALERPSQEPPSSVQVVAAVAAPSSTFSARAKQTYPYCALPRSRASSESELDDEGPCGGDGDPGLFPFPLPRGGAQASSEESEEEGTSDDLHLPTDCHYATRPPRPQAFCTFGSRLVSPGCYVFSRRLDRFCSALSSMLERHLSSHMWKKIPPAAEPPSHLVSSPPSAPLSPSSTGSCPRLPGPPPRPACPASTPPTKDSLGPGYPAGSPNVAAACSQAECMGGSQAITSPLPANTPSPSFSKLPPSKASKSSKGKDGLEVEAPSRKRKLSPGPTTFKRTCVLEPTGKGKPSGCRGLSAKTKTGLGMGLNGTVEPRVKRAGPLDCRGSPHQPPMPVKASQLDNQGAAGHPAKALPTNCLSEEEVAKKRKNLATYCRPVKAKHCQAGAPADAACSVRRKKPGPALAFEEKCSTLKDLELPLFPEGEKAGLHEL
- the ATXN7L2 gene encoding ataxin-7-like protein 2 isoform X1 produces the protein MAVRERAAAAMAALERRVPSLDDFAGQSWSSWVERAELPAADGAELEESNKNLKKLDAMTLIKEDMSIFGHCPAHDDFYLVVCNHCSQVVKPQAFQKHCERRHGPLSKLYARAPPPPPAPASSQKCHVVNGQGPACRAPGSTKTSSREKGQGSRSRGHQPPEKTQKDNLCLFVPVVNLEKMSSLPKPDGHGIRVAPPSAFLSQPAGLTKDSPGKNPMASPSKELPGRGSIEITPSEGSSHRAEGSPSEKEPGGARLPPKTHRKMARKECDLNRQCGVINPETKKICTRLLTCKIHSVHQRREVQGRAKDFDVLVAELKANSRKGESPKEKSPGRKEAALERPSQEPPSSVQVVAAVAAPSSTFSARAKQTYPYCALPRSRASSESELDDEGPCGGDGDPGLFPFPLPRGGAQASSEESEEEGTSDDLHLPTDCHYATRPPRPQAFCTFGSRLVSPGCYVFSRRLDRFCSALSSMLERHLSSHMWKKIPPAAEPPSHLVSSPPSAPLSPSSTGSCPRLPGPPPRPACPASTPPTKDSLGPGYPAGSPNVAAACSQAECMGGSQAITSPLPANTPSPSFSKLPPSKASKSSKGKDGLEVEAPSRKRKLSPGPTTFKRTCVLEPTGKGKPSGCRGLSAKTKTGLGMGLNGTVEPRVKRAGPLDCRGSPHQPPMPVKASQLDNQGAAGHPAKALPTNCLSEEEVAKKRKNLATYCRPVKAKHCQAGAPADAACSVRRKKPGPALAFEEKCSTLKGHFLNWLWPSLQDLELPLFPEGEKAGLHEL